The nucleotide window ACACCGCAGGCCAGAGGTTATTTCAGCCAAAGAAAAGCACCAACAGGCGGCGAGGGAATTACTGGGATGAAAAACCACAAACCCGACACCCGCAAACGAGACTTTACAACACTCGAAAAACAACCGCGCCGAAGCTTCTACAAAAAGCCAGATATTCACAACGTCCGGCCATACCACCCCATGAGGCTATGGCCTGTACCGGGTAGAGGTGCGGCGTGAAACAAAACGCAGTCATAACCAATGAAGCGCAACTCGGCAAATTCCTGAAATACTGGGAAGCCTGCAAGCTACCTGAAGACGGTTATTACGTTGAGTGGGAACCGAAAGCAGACCGGCGCACAAGCGACCAGAACGCGCTTTTATGGGTTGGTGCTTATCGTCCTATCGCTGAGTACCTATCCGAGCAATCCGGCAAGATAATCACTTCTGAACACGTCCACGCTGTAGCCAAAGATCGGTTTCTTGATCCGGTGATTGTTGAGCTAAATGGCAAGTCAAAATCATACCCCGGAAGCACCACGAAACTAAAGAAAAAAGAGTTTGGGGATTATCTCGAACAGGTATGGGCATGGGGTGGATCAATGGGGGTCTGGTTTGCATGAGCCAACCTAGGAGGACGCAATGAAGCAAGTAACCATAACAGAGGACGGTATTAGCATTTCTGGTTTTTCCAGTGAGGATTTTACGGGATACGCAAAAACCGACCTTGGCTCATGTCGTGATGTTGCGAGAGTTGGGCTGGCATGGGCCATGAAGAGACTGGCTGATGACGCGCACCTTGACGCTACTGGCGACCGGGACAACCAAACCAGTTTCATTGCGGATTAATCCAATTTAACCAACACACAGGAGATAGAAATGTACGGTGAGTTTAAATGGAATTTCGCAACGGTAATGCTTTTGATGTTTCATGGGGCAATGCTCGGAATGCTTATTGGCTCGGTTGGTGATATGCCAATAGCGCGCGAAACACCATACGATTGGTGGTTTGTTATTAACGGCATGTTGATGTTTATCTTGGTGTCCTCACTCGCGTTTTTTGGTGGCCGGTTCAGCAGATGAAAACCATGCTGATTCACGTATTAATAATAAGGATTATCGATGACATGCGCGTCAGACTGGTGAGCGAATATCCGTGGTATAAGGGAGAGTTATTAGCGTGAAAACCAGCCTCCCAAACGCAACCAAAGCCGAAAAGCGCCGCTTCAAAATCATGGCTGAGGAAATTGGTTGCATTGCCTGCCTGATGGACAATCTCGGATATAACCCACCGGACATACACCATGAGCTATCTGGCGGTAAGCGCATATCGCACAGTCACACGATACCGCTATGCCCTGAAACGCACCACAAGTATGGCGACATAAGCGTGCACCAAGGTATCCGCAAATTTGAGGAAAAATACAGCACTGAGGAATACTTGCGCGAGCTAACCAACAGGGCCGTGGCTGATTTCGAGTCGCGAACAATCGGGGGTGTGGGGTGAGGATTGAAATGCCCTGGCCCCCATCAGTAAACACTTACTGGCGCAACGTCAGCGGTAAGACGCTCATATCAGCGAAGGGCAGGGCATACCGCAAGGTTGTATCGGATATGGGGTGGACCTTGCCCAAATACGGCACAGCGCGGCTCAGGGTGGTGATAAAGGCATACCCACCGGACCGTAGGCGCAGGGACTTGGACAATTTACCCAAGGCAATCTTTGATTCACTGGAAAGGGCCGGTGTTTTTGATGATGACGAACAGATTGATTTTTTCAGCATCAAGCGGTGTGCCGTTGAAAAGCCGGGACTGATTATGCTCAGGATTGAAACAGTATGAACGATAAAGAACTACGCAAATTAGCAGAGGCGGCAACAGAGGGGCCGTGGACCGCTCATGATGGCGGCTTAACCAAAAGAAAAATATACAACCCGATCACCAAGAAAAACGAACCACTAAAATGTAGATGTGCGCAGGTTCGCTGTGAGGACACAACCATTGCTGTAGCGATTGGAGCAAGCGACGAAACCTATACGCTTGGCGAAGGCGTTACAGATGACCAGCGATGTGTAAACGCAGCCTACATAGCCGCAGCCAACCCAAAAGCCATTATCGAACGGCTAAACAGACTGGACTCTCAGCAGGCAAAAATAGACAGGCTCATGCTCGAACACTGTCCAGACGAAATGACGGACAGGCAACTACGTGAATGGGCTGAAAGCCAAGTGCAGACCGATGAGAATTACTGACAGGAAACTATTCCCTGATTTAGAGATATGGCCAGAAGTGTGGGGCTATTTGTACGACAACCCAATAACGTGGCGCAGAGAGCAATATACACCATCAGGCAGGCTTACAAATTGGGTAAGCGGTGAGTCTTTAATCGAATATTTTAATGACGGACACCCCGTTACCAAATTTGGTTACTTTTCAACCAAGCCGGACGAAATGGCAAATGGATGACAAACCCCACGAATGCATTGCAAAAAAACAGGATAACGGGGAGTTCCGATGTTTTATCTGTTGGGATTTATTTATCCGTGCAAGCGACATTGAGCGAGTAGAGCAGTTACCAGTTAAGCCACATTTAGCAGGGGTCAGGAATGAGAAAGCTAACACCAACTGAAACACTGTATTTGATTCTGGGCAAGACAGGTATTCAGGATTTGAACGGCGAATTAACCCACGCCGAACTGTTAAACAATCACGCTTTCGTGGTAACTCGCGACACCCTGCATTTCTCAGGTACGGAATTTCCACAGGCTGAACAACTGGCGGCAAAGTATGCGGGAACACCACGGGCAAGGCTCAGACGGTGCGGGTTTTTCGGGTGAGCTATCAAACGGCCAACACAATAGCAATTATCGCTGGATGTATCGACCTGCTGATTGTTGGCTGGCAGGCTAGGGGCAAATGGGACAAAGATCATGAGTGAGCGAGTAGCAAGAATGATGGCAAGGATTACAGCCGGTTCCGAAATGAAAGAACCCGGACGCGGCAGTATTCTTAACGTGGTAAACAGCGTCATGGCTGCAGCCGGACTGGGTAAGGCTGGTCGTATCGGCACGTTCATTTTGCTGGCTAACTATTGTGACAGCGCAGATTCAAGATTATGGGCTGAACAATGGCTTTTAAAGTGGTCGTGGTCTGAGTGGTTAAAAACAGGCGACAAAAGCGCAAAAGTAACCACCGGCGAAATGGAGCGGCTTGTATCTGTAGTCATGGGCCAGCATATTTGCCCGGAAGCCGGAAGACGCACAAGTAAAAAAATTGAGGCTTCAATAATCGGCATAGGCGCACACACATTGAAGAACAAATACGGTGGAATGCATGGCCGAATGATACGAGAAATTCAGTATCAGGAAAGTGTAGCAATTTCAGCCATAGAGCGCGGATTTCGGGAAAGACTTGTAGTAGTGCCGAAAAACAGCTAATATTCCTAGTGTCGAAGTAGTGACTAAGCCGCCAACAGGGCGGTTTTTTTGTGCCAAAAATAAAATAATCCACCAATCACGCAGCACCCCACAACCCACTCCCTAAGCGGTTTACGCAACTGCAATTTTACCGAAGATGGGGTGCTGCTCTTAATTCTCAGCTTGTCGCGGCGAAGGATATGAACGAACAAACCAAGGGTAGCGAAATGACACAGGTGGAAATGATCCGTGAAATGCGGCAGGACATAAGGGATTTGCACGGAAAAATTGATCGGCATGTTTGTGCCAACAACAAAGATTCCGCTGAAATAAAAAAAATGGTTGCGCACGTTGACAAAAACTCGTCCGTCAACACAACCAAGCTCAGTGTATTTTTATCAATGCTGACAATCATTATTGCCGGTGCCGTTAGTTTTGGCTTCAACACAGTTGTCGGATGAAATACTTCACCGTCTCAGAATTTAATTGCTCAGAGACTGGCGAAAACGAAATGAAACACGCTTTCATGGGTGCACTGGACGGACTGCGCGGCATATGCGGTTTCCCGTTCGTGATCACTTCCGGCTACAGAAGCCCAAGCCACAGCATTGAAGCCGCAAAACAAAAGCCCGGAACACACGCGCAGGGCATAGCCGCTGATATACAGATCACCAACAGCACACAAAGATTCTCAATTGTAAGCAACGCGCTGGAACTTGGGTTTTCCGGTATCGGCATTGCTAAAGATTTCATCCACCTGGATATGCGTAATTCAGGTTCGGTTATGTGGGTTTATGGAAACTAAACACGAAGCCAGATTTGTCAACATTCCACCACTCGACATTGGCACAAAGCCAGAGCAGTGGATTCTGACAGAAGCATGTATTTATCAATCGGCACTAACCCCCGACCTGATTGTTGTAAGGGCGGGATTTGAAACCGACCTCGCAAGCATTCCAAGAATTGCGCGTTTCTTTATCGTCAAAAACGGCAGACATAGAGCGGCGGCTATCGTGCATGACTACCTGTGCCGGTTAAAACTGGATTTCAGCAGGGTGAGGGCAGACAAGATATTCCTTGAAGCCATGAAGCTACGCGGTGTTCCAAGAATACGCAGACGGCTAATGTACTGGGCGGTCAGGGCGAACACCAGCAGGCTGAAACTTATTGGTAAGGCGAGATGAAACCCTTGACCCAATGCACTTGCGGATTAACAGCAGGGTGCGAGCACTGCAAACCAAGGCAGTATTACACGCCACCCCCGGCACGAGTCGCGTGGGAGTGTCCCGTGTGCCACAAAGGCAACGCACCACATGCAGACAAATGCGGACATTGTTCAATGATGACCGTAACCAATGTGCCGAGCGTGTGGATTGACCCCGTATCTCAGCAGGAGACAGTAACCATATCAACCGGCACCGTTAAATGGAACACACCATGAAAATAATCCTGATTACTTTACTGGCAATCGCACTAAGCGGTTGTGCGACAACTTACGAATACACCAACGACGACAAGGTTCTGAAAATCAGAACATATCGCGAGTTTCCCGGTGGTATTTCAGCGGAATACGGCGGCAAGGACGGCTTTAAGGTGGAAACCGGCGAGGTCAGAAACGGCGGCGATGTGGAAGCAGTCAGCAATCTGATTCTGAGCATTCTGCCACTGATCCAGCCAGTCAAGGGAGGCTGATCATGCCTTTTGAATTACGCCACATTTTGAGCGATGAGGAAGCCGTTGATCTGCGTGACGATCTGATTGCCGCATACCCACTGGCCGCAATACCGCCTGAGCCACCAACACCAGAACCACCGGCACCCGATCCAACACCAACACCAGACCCAGAAATGTATAACCTGCCGTTCCGGGGCGTGTTTGGTTCCAACCTGCAGCTACCCACAGGAAGCAGGCCGAAAGTTTACCCAATGAAGGATTTCAGAGTGCGCAGATCGGCAATGTGCATGGCAATTAAATTGCCTGTCATCACCGGGCCAACACGATTGGTGATTTCAAAGGCAAGCTCACGTTATGGACCAGGCGGCATTAGACACGCGCAATTCACCTATCACCGCGACTTTGATCATCCGCTTGAAAAACGCAACTGGGGCGATACCTCACTAAGCATCACCCTGGATACACCCGATTCACGCAGAACCATTTTTCTCAACGTGAAACTGGTCGATAACGACACGGTGCCTTGGGGATTACAGATTCAGGCGATTGTTAGCACCTAACAGGATAAAGCATGGCAACAGACACACTAACACTCAATAGCGGCTCAGGCGGCTCTGACCTGTCTGTGAATGATCTTGCAGACGGCACCAAATGCCAGAACATCAAGATTCTGAGCGCAGAAGACCAATCCGAAACGCAGATATATGCCGGTCATGGCGTAGCGGCGCAAGGACTCAGGGTCGAACTACCCACTGACGGTACGGGCGTTGTCGGTTTAAACACCGGGACCAATTCAGTCGGAACAGTCGGCCTGAATACCGGCACCAACTCGGTCGGAACAATCGGCCTGGATGCGGGCGCAGAGGCAATCGGCTCTGTCCAATCAGCGGGCGCGGTTGCACATGATGCGGTTGGCACATCCATTTTACCGTTACTGGGTGGTGCAATTGCTTATGAGACAGACGGCACAACACCGGGAACAGCAGTAGCCGAGGGTGATATAACATACCTGAAGGCAAGCCGTGACGGCCAGTTACTTACTTGCGGCTATCATCCCGCATCCGGCACAGCAGAAAACAACAGCAGTGCAGCAGAAACAGCCACAGTGTTGGCAGCACAACCCGCTTCAGGATTTTGCATCTATCTCGACTGGGTAGCCATTTCATCGCTCACGGCACAGACAACTAAACTGCATGACGAGGATGATACCGTTGTGATCCCCCTGCAGTACACAGGGGCCAATGGCAACGTAATGATACAATGTAACCCCCCAATCAAGCTGGTAGCCGTAAAAGCCCTTGAGTACACCACCACGGCGGCTGTAGCTACGTCAATTGCTATTGGATACCATGTTGCGCCATGATCCCCATCTTAAACCTTCTGACAATGGGCGGAGGGCGAAGGCCAATAGAAATTGATGGCAATACGCTGTTCGTTGGCTACCAGGATGATGTGTTACACGTATATCGCGGAGTTGAAAAAACCATGACGCTCTATGTTGACGAGGACGGGAAGAAACGCGCATCCATAAACTACAGCGACTGGCTCCCAAACGGAGTTAGTATCGCATCCAGTAGCTGGTCAGTGGAAAATAGCAGCAACCTGGTCACACTGGCCGATGATTCAGACGATGGAACCAGCGCCGAGGTTTATGTGACCGGCAAGGTGCGTGATACGGAGATATGGATCCAACATACAATGACCACAGACGCGACAATACCGGAAACGGTACATAACTCGATACTTGTGAAATGCGTTAGGGTAGCAGGGCACTCGTAAACAGGCATAGGACAGCCGTTGATCTGACTAACAGAGATCATGCAAAGGCCAGAGCCGAAGCAAGGGAATTAGGCAACCCGCCTTACCTACACACTCATAAGTAAACCTAAACAAACATAAGGAATAGAGCCGGTAACTAAACACTACCGGCTTTTTAATGCATGACCAAAACAACACAACAGGCAAAGCCTATCGAAACAAAGCTGTCTATACCTGTTGTCAATGGGTGTGCTCCATTAAATGCGGAAGCAATGAATAACCTTGATACAACAAGGGAAAACAAGCGCTACAGTGGTTTAAGCAAGCCAGGGATGACCAATAACCCGAACGGAAGGCCCAAAGGTACGCGGAACAAGCTGTCTGAGAAGTTCTTAGACGATCTGCGAGAAGTGTGGGAACAGGCCACTACGGACGACAATGGACTGGCGAGCACCATTGGCAGGGATGTATGCTTAAACGTCGCTAAATCAAGCCCTGAGAAGCTCTTAACGGCAATGGTGGCGGTGCTTCCCAAGGATTTCCAGATCACCGTAACGGATGAGCAGCAATGGGTTATCAACGCCCAACCGCTATCCGTTGAAGACTGGCAAGCCGAACATGGTCTTGATAAGTTATCCACAGGTGATAATGAGTGATTGATCAGTAATTGAGCAATGGTGTGTGTAAGCCATTGATTCATGGTAGTTGAGTGTGCGCATAATCGCCATTATGTTAAATAGACGCACAAAACAGGCTGTTTTTGGCATAGTTATCCACAGGCAGGGCGTGGGGCTACCCCCCCCCGGCCTGGGTTTCGTGATTGGTATTATGTTTGTACGCCCCCACACCCAATTACCCCAAGTTCAAACCATGAGAATGATTCGCATTTAGCAGCGGTTTTAAGCTATTTTCGACATTACTGAGAAAGGGTTATATATTAGTAGTGTAGGATGTTAAGAAATCGTTTTAGAAACAGTCACTTAAAATTTCACTATTTTTCAGAAAAAGGTGTTTCAGAGAAGCAAATATCAATGACTTACGCTGAAAAAAATCCAAAAAAAGTGGAAAGTCGCAATAAAGAGGGGGTGAACCATCTTTTGAACAGCTCATCGGCAATACAGCCACACGATTTAGTTGACCCTGACGAAAGGGATTTTTGCAGGGTTACGGTTTCGGTGCCGCAGTTGCAGATACAAAGCCACTGATTCAGTTTACTTACGGATTTACCAACACAGGCGATTGCGGTCAAACGACCAAATACTTGACCTGATATGTTTTTAGCATTTTTATGGAGTGGTATAATTTCAAAAGTCATGTCGTTACCTCTAATAACGGTTTGATAGGAAGGGGTAGTTTGCGCTACCCTTTCCGCTATTATAGCATATAATTTATGGAAAAAACTTCAACATTATCAGTGAGTTGGAGGCCGCAGCCGGGGCCACAGAGTATTTTGGTGAACTGTCCGGTTAAGGAAATATTCTACGGTGGTGCGCGTGGCGGTGGCAAGACCGATGGAATGATCGGCAAGAACGCGATCAAGGCATCTATATATGGCAAGGATCAGAAAGGTGTTTTCTTCCGTAAGGAATTGCCACAGTTAGAGGCGGCGATTGATCGCTGCAAACAGATTTACCTGCCGCTGGGATGGAAGTGGGCAGAACAGAAAAAGACATTTACCTCCCCCGGTGGTTCTACTTTGAAGTTCAGGATGCTTGAACGTGATGCCGATGCTGAAAAATATCAGGGCCAGGACTTCACCGATGTTTACATGGAAGAACTTACGAATTACGCCTCACCGACACCGATTAACCGGCTGAGGGCGACACTGCGTTCTGCCGTTGGGATTCCGTGCCAGTTACATGGCACCGGCAATCCCGGTGGTCCCGGTCATCATTGGGTCAAGGAGAGGTATATTGATCCGAATCCTGCCGGTCTTGAAATACTGGAAGAAGAACTGCCTAACGGGGCTACGCATAAGCGGATATTCATCCCGGCCAAACTGGATGACAATCTGAAACTGATGGAACTGGACCCCGATTACGAGAACAACCTGTATATGTCCGGTTCCGAGGCTCTTGTGAAGGCATGGCGCTGGGGTGACTGGAATGTTGTCGAGGGTGCTTTCTTTGATTGCTGGCACCGCAGGATGGTGCATAAACCGTTTCTGGTGCCTGCCGACTGGACAAAGCTGGTTTCTTTCGACTGGGGTTCAAGCAAACCGTTCTCGGTACAGTGGTGGGCGGTTGTGGCCGATGATTACACCACATCCGAGGGTGTTTTGCTGCCAAGAGGTTATCTGCTTTGTTACCGCGAGTGGTACGGGGCAAAGGCACCTGATGTGGGTTTAAAGCTGACCGCCGAGGCCGTTGGACTTGGAATCAAACAAAGAACCACCGAAAAGATCAACGACTGGGTTGCTGACCCGGCTATTTTCAAAGAGGACGGTGGTCCCTCACAGGCCGAGCGCATGGGTCTGCCGTTTCGTGGTGCAGATAATACCCGTGTCGGAAGACTGGGGCATATGGGCGGCTGGGATCAGATGAGATCGAGAATGGTCGGCACACGCACCTTTGATGATAACGGTGTTATCCGGGATGACGGTGTACCGATGATGGGGTATTTCAATACCTGCAAGGCAAGTATCAGGACAATTCCGAGCCTGCAGCATGACCCGAACAAGGCAGAGGATCTGAACACCAACTCCGAGGACCACGCGGCAGACTCTGCGCGATATGCCTGCATGTCAAGACCGTGGCGAGAGAAAAGAAGGACCGCAGAGATCATCCATGTCGATGTATGGGGCAGGCCGAAACAAACGAATCATAGCTGGAAGACCGCATGACTGAATTAACAGATTTAGTAGGACAGTTCGAGGACTTCCAGAACTACACGATAGAAGCCCGTGCATTGTCCGAGCGTGATCAGAACTACGATGACCATCACCAGTGGACCGATGACGAGATCGAGACGCTTAACCGGCGCAACCAGGCGGCGGTTGTAATCAACAGGATAAAGGTTAAGGTCAACCGACTGGTGGGCCTGCAGAAGGCATCCAGAACCCAGCCGAGGGCATTGGCGAGAACCCCGCAGCACCAGGACGGTGCCGATGCGGTCACAGAAGCGATACGGTATGTGGTGGACAATACCGACTTTGAAATGAAGTCGTCTGATATATTCAGGGAAATTATCGTGCCCGGATACGGTGGTGCGATTGTTGAATTTACCGACAGGAACGGCGAAAAAGAGATTATCGTCAATAAAATCCCGTGGGATCGTTATTATTATGACCCGCATTCGAGGGAGCTGGACTTTTCCGACAAGAAGTTCGATGGAATCGTTATCTGGATGGACCGGGCTGATGCCATAGACGCATTTCCCGATAAAGAACTTGAATTAAAGACCCTGATGGACACCTCATCAGACTCTAAAGGCTCTGAGACATTCGATGACAAGCCAAGACACTGGGTAGACCCAAAACGCGACAGAATCCGCATTGCCCAGCACTTTTTCAAGGAAAAGGGTGTCTGGAAGATGGCTTTCTTCACCGAGAGCTTTTACTTACAGGAGCCTGCCGACTCGCCCTATCTGGATGAGTTTTCCAAGCCGCAGAACCCGATTGAGTCCCAGACCGCCTATATTGACCGTG belongs to Candidatus Latescibacterota bacterium and includes:
- a CDS encoding recombination protein NinB, with amino-acid sequence MKQNAVITNEAQLGKFLKYWEACKLPEDGYYVEWEPKADRRTSDQNALLWVGAYRPIAEYLSEQSGKIITSEHVHAVAKDRFLDPVIVELNGKSKSYPGSTTKLKKKEFGDYLEQVWAWGGSMGVWFA
- a CDS encoding Ref family protein, with product MKTSLPNATKAEKRRFKIMAEEIGCIACLMDNLGYNPPDIHHELSGGKRISHSHTIPLCPETHHKYGDISVHQGIRKFEEKYSTEEYLRELTNRAVADFESRTIGGVG
- a CDS encoding RusA family crossover junction endodeoxyribonuclease; translation: MRIEMPWPPSVNTYWRNVSGKTLISAKGRAYRKVVSDMGWTLPKYGTARLRVVIKAYPPDRRRRDLDNLPKAIFDSLERAGVFDDDEQIDFFSIKRCAVEKPGLIMLRIETV
- a CDS encoding ead/Ea22-like family protein, which gives rise to MNDKELRKLAEAATEGPWTAHDGGLTKRKIYNPITKKNEPLKCRCAQVRCEDTTIAVAIGASDETYTLGEGVTDDQRCVNAAYIAAANPKAIIERLNRLDSQQAKIDRLMLEHCPDEMTDRQLREWAESQVQTDENY
- a CDS encoding DUF1353 domain-containing protein, whose protein sequence is METKHEARFVNIPPLDIGTKPEQWILTEACIYQSALTPDLIVVRAGFETDLASIPRIARFFIVKNGRHRAAAIVHDYLCRLKLDFSRVRADKIFLEAMKLRGVPRIRRRLMYWAVRANTSRLKLIGKAR
- a CDS encoding terminase family protein; translation: MNCPVKEIFYGGARGGGKTDGMIGKNAIKASIYGKDQKGVFFRKELPQLEAAIDRCKQIYLPLGWKWAEQKKTFTSPGGSTLKFRMLERDADAEKYQGQDFTDVYMEELTNYASPTPINRLRATLRSAVGIPCQLHGTGNPGGPGHHWVKERYIDPNPAGLEILEEELPNGATHKRIFIPAKLDDNLKLMELDPDYENNLYMSGSEALVKAWRWGDWNVVEGAFFDCWHRRMVHKPFLVPADWTKLVSFDWGSSKPFSVQWWAVVADDYTTSEGVLLPRGYLLCYREWYGAKAPDVGLKLTAEAVGLGIKQRTTEKINDWVADPAIFKEDGGPSQAERMGLPFRGADNTRVGRLGHMGGWDQMRSRMVGTRTFDDNGVIRDDGVPMMGYFNTCKASIRTIPSLQHDPNKAEDLNTNSEDHAADSARYACMSRPWREKRRTAEIIHVDVWGRPKQTNHSWKTA